A genomic stretch from Theobroma cacao cultivar B97-61/B2 chromosome 4, Criollo_cocoa_genome_V2, whole genome shotgun sequence includes:
- the LOC18603092 gene encoding uncharacterized protein LOC18603092 has translation MKVQPIDIDSQAQNETVPVRVEPVKPVLKSRLKRLFDRQFPSVLRISTAEKPSIGETQFNTSKDGGIEFEPSTVCLAKLVQNFIEDSHNDKQPPPQPPPAKCGRNRCNCFNGNSNDSSDDEVDVFGESINGGSLLADACDTLKSLVPCASVVERNLLADTAMIVEKNKNCKRKDDLRKIVTDGLVSLDYNSSICKSKWDKSPSFPAGDYEYIDVVVEGERMLIDVDFRSEFEMARSTGAYKAIVQLLPYIFVGKPDRLDRIVSIVSEAAKQSLKRKGMHLPPWRKAEYMRAKWLSQFTRPSSASEDVSDKTDCKETNDCSGCGELDLIFGEEKEASPEENSGVKDLPVTPLTTWQPPAVKPKSVERGTKIVTGLASLLKEKP, from the exons ATGAAGGTTCAGCCGATCGACATCGATTCACAAGCACAAAATGAAACTGTTCCGGTACGAGTCGAACCGGTCAAGCCGGTTCTTAAATCGCGTCTAAAGAGACTCTTCGACCGGCAGTTTCCAAGTGTTCTGAGAATATCAACAGCGGAGAAGCCGAGTATTGGTGAAACTCAGTTTAATACTAGCAAAGATGGAGGGATTGAGTTTGAACCGAGTACGGTTTGTTTGGCTAAATTGGTTCAGAATTTCATCGAAGATAGCCACAACGACAAGCAACCGCCACCGCAGCCGCCTCCAGCTAAATGCGGGCGTAACCGCTGTAATTGCTTTAATGGAAACAGCAACGATAGCTCCGATGATGAGGTTGATGTGTTCGGTGAATCGATCAACGGTGGATCATTGCTTGCCGATGCTTGCGATACACTCAAg agtcTGGTACCATGTGCCAGCGTCGTGGAGAGAAACCTCTTAGCTGATACGGCGATGATCGttgaaaagaacaaaaattgtAAACGAAAAGACGATTTGAGGAAGATCGTAACCGACGGTTTAGTTTCTCTCGATTATAACTCTTCAATTTGCAAATCAAAATGGGACAAGTCTCCATCTTTCCCCGCTG gTGATTATGAGTATATAGATGTGGTTGTGGAAGGGGAGAGAATGTTGATCGACGTTGATTTTAGATCGGAGTTTGAGATGGCGCGATCGACTGGAGCCTACAAAGCGATCGTCCAATTGCTGCCGTATATCTTCGTCGGTAAACCGGACCGTCTCGATCGTATTGTTTCTATCGTATCGGAAGCGGCTAAGCAGAGcttgaaaaggaaaggaatgCACCTCCCTCCTTGGAGAAAAGCTGAGTACATGCGAGCCAAATGGCTCTCTCAATTCACCAGACCCTCTTCGGCATCCGAAGATGTTTCGGATAAAACTGATTGCAAGGAAACAAACGATTGCAGTGGTTGCGGAGAGCTGGATTTAATTTTCGGCGAGGAAAAAGAGGCCTCGCCGGAGGAAAATTCCGGCGTGAAAGACTTGCCGGTGACTCCGTTGACCACGTGGCAACCGCCGGCGGTCAAACCGAAGAGTGTAGAAAGAGGAACGAAAATCGTCACGGGATTGGCTTCTCTGCTCAAAGAGAAACCATAA
- the LOC18603090 gene encoding ADP-ribosylation factor-like protein 5, protein MGAFVSKFWFMLFPAKEYKIVVVGLDNAGKTTTLYKLHLGDVVTTHPTVGSNVEELVYKNIRFEVWDLGGQERLRTSWATYYRGTHAVIVVIDSTDRARITIMKDELFRLLGHEDLQHSVILVFANKQDLKDAMTPAEITDALSLHSIKNHDWHIQSCCALTGDGLYDGLGWIAQHVTGKAPS, encoded by the exons ATGGGAGCTTTCGTATCGAAGTTTTGGTTCATGCTATTTCCCGCTAAGGAATATAAGATTGTGGTGGTGGGGTTGGATAATGCAGGCAAAACGACGACGCTTTACAAGCTTCACCTTGGAGATGTTGTTACTACTCATCCTACTGTTGGTAGCAACGTTGAAGAGCTTGTTTATAAAAACATCCGCTTCGAG GTCTGGGATCTTGGTGGGCAAGAAAGACTAAGAACATCGTGGGCAACATACTATCGCGGAACTCATGCAGTTATTGTGGTGATAGACAGCACAGATAGGGCCAGGATCACCATTATGAAGGATGAGCTCTTCCGGTTGCTTGGACATGAGGATCTGCAGCATTCAGTTATCCTTGTGTTTGCAAATAAACAAGACCTCAAAGATGCAATGACGCCTGCTGAGATCACTGATGCCCTTTCACTTCACAGCATAAAAAATCATGATTGGCACATCCAATCCTGCTGTGCACTTACTGGAGACGGGTTGTATGATGGTTTAGGGTGGATCGCCCAGCATGTTACTGGGAAAGCACCAAGTTGA
- the LOC18603089 gene encoding guanine nucleotide-binding protein subunit gamma 2 gives MQSGRSQSVVTPIPQRVQSFQAADTRGKHRIQAELKRLEQEARFLEEELEQIERMEKASAACKEMLSNVESRPDPLLPVTNGPLNPLWDRWFEGPQDAQGCKCWIL, from the exons ATGCAATCGGGTCGGTCACAATCCGTGGTGACTCCGATTCCCCAACGGGTTCAATCTTTTCAAGCAGCTGATACTAGAGGGAAGCATAGGATACAAGCTGAACTCAAAAGGCTAGAGCAAGAAGCTAGGTTCTTAGAG GAGGAGCTGGAGCAGATAGAAAGGATGGAGAAGGCATCAGCTGCATGCAAGGA GATGCTGAGTAATGTAGAAAGTAGACCTGATCCACTGCTCCCAGT AACAAATGGCCCTCTAAATCCCTTGTGGGATCGATGGTTTGAAGGCCCCCAGGACGCCCAAGGTTGCAAATGTTGGATACTGTGA
- the LOC18603091 gene encoding pyruvate kinase isozyme A, chloroplastic, translating into MSQSLKFFTPSRSPYLTISKLPATSYTRFPVINLPSKKHSITITKSLSSDLDATSSQVLASGNGQSGVSGVLSADNVGSVLSHAPSDSGAAAIEVDAVTEAELKENGFRSTRRTKLVCTIGPATCGFEQLEALAVGGMNVARINMCHGTREWHQRVIERVRRLNEEKGFAVAIMMDTEGSEIHMGDLGGAASAKAEDGEIWTFSVRAFGSPRPERTINVNYDGFAEDVKVGDELLVDGGMVRFEVIEKIGPDVKCRCTDPGLLLPRANLTFWRDGSLVRERNAMLPTISSKDWLDIDFGIAEGVDFIAISFVKSAEVINHLKSYIAARSRGSDIAVIAKIESIDSLKNLEDIIQASDGAMVARGDLGAQIPLEQVPSAQQRIVQLCRQLNKPVIVASQLLESMIEYPTPTRAEVADVSEAVRQRADALMLSGESAMGQFPEKALAVLRSVSVRIEKWWREEKRHEAMELPDVGTSFADSISEEICNSAAKMANNLEVDALFVYTKTGHMASLLSRCRPDCPIFAFTTTTSVRRRLNLQWGLIPFRLSFSDDMESNLNKTFSLLKARGMIKSGDLVIAVSDMLQSIQVMNVP; encoded by the exons ATGTCGCAGTCCCTCAAATTCTTCACTCCCTCCCGTTCTCCTTATCTCACAATCTCGAAACTTCCGGCAACGTCCTATACCCGGTTCCCGGTAATTAACCTCCCGAGCAAAAAGCACTCCATCACGATCACGAAATCTTTATCTTCGGATCTCGATGCCACGTCATCGCAAGTCCTGGCTTCTGGAAACGGCCAGAGCGGAGTTTCGGGGGTTTTATCGGCGGACAACGTGGGGTCGGTTCTTTCTCATGCGCCGTCGGATTCGGGAGCGGCGGCGATCGAAGTGGACGCCGTGACGGAGGCGGAGCTGAAGGAGAATGGATTCCGGAGCACGAGGCGGACGAAGCTTGTCTGCACAATTGGTCCAGCCACGTGCGGGTTCGAGCAGCTGGAAGCGTTGGCTGTGGGAGGAATGAACGTAGCTCGAATCAACATGTGCCACGGCACTCGTGAGTGGCATCAAAGAGTGATCGAACGCGTGAGAAGACTCAACGAAGAGAAAGGCTTCGCCGTCGCTATTATGATGGATACTGAAGGTAGCGAGATTCACATGGGTGATCTTGGTGGCGCTGCCTCCGCCAAAGCTGAG GATGGTGAAATCTGGACATTTAGTGTTAGAGCTTTCGGATCACCCCGGCCAGAGCGTAcaattaatgtaaattatgacGGTTTTGCTGAAG ATGTCAAAGTCGGGGATGAACTTTTGGTTGATGGTGGGATGGTGAGGTTTGAGGTGATTGAGAAGATTGGTCCTGATGTTAAGTGTAGGTGTACTGATCCCGGCTTGTTGCTTCCGCGAGCTAACTTGACTTTCTGGAGGGATGGGAGTCTTGTTCGCGAGCGTAATGCTATGCTTCCTACCATTTCTTCCAAG GATTGGTTGGACATTGATTTTGGGATAGCAGAAGgtgttgattttattgcaataTCCTTTGTCAAATCTGCAGAAGTGATTAATCATCTTAAAAGCTACATTGCTGCAAGGTCACGTGGTAG TGACATAGCTGTCATTGCAAAGATAGAGAGTATTGACTCATTAAAGAACTTGGAAGACATTATCCAAGCATCAGATGGAGCTATGGTTGCAAGAGGAGACTTGGGTGCTCAGATACCTTTGGAACAGGTTCCATCAGCCCAGCAAAGGATCGTCCAGCTATGCAGGCAGCTAAATAAGCCAGTGATCGTTGCCTCCCAGCTACTTGAATCAATGATTGAATACCCTACACCCACTCGAGCTGAAGTTGCTGATGTTTCTGAAGCGGTGAGGCAGCGAGCTGATGCTTTAATGCTCTCTGGTGAGTCAGCTATGGGGCAATTCCCCGAAAAGGCATTGGCTGTTCTGAGAAGTGTTAGTGTGAGAATAGAGAAGTGGTGGAGGGAGGAAAAACGCCATGAGGCTATGGAACTGCCAGATGTAGGAACTTCATTTGCAGATAGTATCTCAGAAGAGATTTGTAATTCTGCAGCCAAAATGG CTAACAATTTAGAGGTGGATGCCCTTTTTGTTTACACGAAGACAGGCCACATGGCATCTCTTCTATCACGTTGTCGACCAGATTGCCCGATCTTTGCTTTTACAACCACAACTTCTGTCCGCAGGCGTTTGAACCTACAGTGGGGTCTGATACCCTTCCGTCTGAGCTTCTCGGATGATATGGAAAGCAACCTTAACAAGACTTTCTCCTTACTCAAGGCTAGGGGAATGATCAAATCAGGTGACCTTGTAATTGCTGTCTCAGACATGTTGCAGTCCATCCAAGTCATGAATGTTCCTTGA